cttttcaaGTTTGGTGACACTTTACAAAAAGGGTGCATTCATTTAACCATTAAGTTAACCATTAATTTACATTAGTTAAGCAGTATTCAGCATGATAAtatagggtaagggttagggttagcattaaccctaaccctatcaaataatatataaattaatacCTTTGTTAACATGAACAACATAagaaaacatgaacaccattactaAATGTTTACTTGACACATAATCTAATTGTTAGTTAAtgattattactgcattaactaatttCAATTGATGGTTAAtcacccttattgtaaagtggaACGTAAGTATTTATGAATCTGGGCCACTGGAATGATGCACATTTTCTTcttctaaatgtgtgtgtgtgtgtgtgtgtgtgtgtgtgtgtgtgtgattttgtttcGTTTGCTGTTGAGAGTGGAAATCATTCCGTTCTCAGATATTTAATTAATAAACTCCTTTGTTTGTGCTGACAAACCAGCCCACCCCAGACTCTTTATGAGCACACAttccacctgagagagagagagagagagagagagagagagagagagagagagagagagagagagagagagagagagagagagagagagagagagagagagagagagagagagagagagagagagatataaggTGGACTGATGCTATTTGTTGACATGCTGTAGCGTGGTGGCTCCCTATTGTGGCTCCGTTTCCCCCTGGAGACTTTGGCTATGGTCTGCTGGTCCTCTGAAACAGATCAGGTCATAACACAGCCTATTGATAGTCTGGCATCGACGGAGACGGACGCATGATGAATGTGTTGCTGCCTGCGGTGCACTCTGGTCCGCACCGGAGTGGAGGCGTGAGTGTTTACAGCCGGCCCGGCAACAATGAAAGGTTGCGCACAGCGCTGCGTGACTCTCAGCTGTGTGTATCAATAAAGAAGCTGtgtacgcttgtgtgtgtgtgtgtgtgtgtgtgtgtgtgtgtgtgtgtgtgtgtgtgtgtgtgtgtgtgtgtgtgtgtgtgtgtgtgtgtgtgtgtgtgtgtgtgtgtgtgtgtgtgtgtgtgtgtgtgtgtgtgtgtgtgtgtgtttctgtccgtTAAGTGTGCGCCTATGAGTTAGCGGAATATGAACAGGGGGGTAGGGCTTTGTCATGCTAAACAGGACTCGCATGTTGACGTGGTGCGCATGTATAACTTGCCCCGGGGAATCGGTGTCCATCTGTCGCGTTGCCAGGAACTGGGTTTGGTGCAGcgcaaaaaaggaaaaacaaatcattctattagtatctctctctctctctctctctctctctgtccgtctctgtccgtctctctctctctctctctctctctctctctctctctctctctctctctctctctctctctctctctctctctctctctctctctctctctctctctgtccgtctctctctctctctgtccgtctctctctctctctctctctctctctctctctctctctctctctctctctctctctgtccgtctctctctctctctctgtgtctctcgcttaCAGGTTAAAAGCCTTACATAATATGGTGACATCCCTGCGCCCACATGTCATAGGAGGTGACACTGATTGAGGGGggtttgggtggtggtggtggtggtgggggggggggggacgaggcTCTGAATGTgtattggggggaggggggagtgcatgtgtgtgtctgcacacacTGTGGATGCTGTGGCAGTGAACTGGCATATAAGTCTGAATTGATGTGTTGTTgctatttgagtgtgtgtgtgagtgtgtgtgtctgtgtagggtattgacacagacacacagtgcaACACAACAAAGCCACCATACAAAACAGTGAATAAGGGACGGGGTGGGAAGCAAACGAAAGAGGGACATAGAAATACAGGCAGGGGAGGCTGTGTGAATAAAAAGGATTTATTGTGAATCTGAAGTCGCCTGTCTTGATGCAAACTCCAAATGTTGAACTGAGCTAAGAAGTCATTTTTCTAAGCTaaagtactgtgtgtgtgtgtgtgtgtgtgtgtgtgtgtgtgtgtgtgtgtgtgtgtgtgtgtgtgtgtgtgtgtgtgtgtgtgtgtgtgtgtgtgtgtgtgtgtgtgtatgggagttGCGTGAAACGGAGGGCAAACAAATGGGATATTTCTACATCCAAGAGGAAACGATTACTAATCCCATTAGCCAGAGACCCCTAGCTATTGATTCCTGAGGGCACGGGAGCACATGATACGATGACACGACGATGCTCTCTCTCATACAACATGCGACCATCTGACGATGGCGGGTCGCAGCGCTGGTCCGGCACAATCACAGAGAGCATCCAGCCTGATGCAGAGGTTATCCTGGCTCCTGGATGGTTTGAGTGGATGTGCGATCGGCGGAGCCCCCAAGCTCCATATCCAGAGCTGCACCCCGCATTCTGCACGGCAGCTTCGCCGCAATCCCGTTCCCATGGTAACTCCACTAGGTCAACCAATGGAAAGAGGGGGTTGGGCAGGAGGGCGGGGGTaacgtgggtatgtgtgtgtttggggggggttcCTGTTGCTGACACATGTGCACGCGATGTGATACTGGTGCCGCAAAGACTTAACACACGGACACTCACGGGCACACAAACAGAAGTgcgcacagacagacgcacacgtgGGCGTTTGgatacaacacacacgcactaaaacacacacgtgcttgcggacacataaacaaacacacaaagaaacacacacacacacacacacacacacacacacacacacacacacacacacacacacacacacacacagacctagcGGTAAAATATTTTTCCAAGTGTAAGTTGCACACCCCAGATACTCTTTCCAAACCTCAGCTCTGATCCTCCATTATTTTAGCACCTCAGTTCACGGTCCCCTTGTTTGAATGGTTTACCCTGTGCAACCCCGAGACCCCCCTTATATGTagctctcctctttcctctgtgCTTATTATACCCTCTTACTCTAGTGTATCCTCAGCGCAATGATGGCAGCACCGCTTAGCCCTGAACAGGGCTGTGCGAGTACTTCCGCTTGTCAATAATTCATCGTCAGAAAAGCGACTGTGTTTAAAAGGGGGTGCAACATACTGCGATGGTGAGCTATGGCTTCCATTGAACAGCTCACACTACAGCGGTGTGGGGTTGAAGCTTGTAAACGGGTTGCCTTGGTGATAATAAAGAGGCATCGAAAGAAAATGATCGATATTTCGATATTTCAAAGGCACATACGTGATGCATATAGTTAGGCCtatagattttttattttattcttcaaCTACAGGCCTATGGGAGAAATTATTTTTTGGTCTTCTTTAAATGGCATTTATCAAGTGAATACTGTGAATACTGAATACTGTGTCATCATTTCTGAGCCAGGGTTAAGGTATGATGCTCACTGATGGCAATAGTTTGTTGGTAGAACCCTCGCTCCTACACTATCCTGTCACCTCTTCAGTGGGCCACAGCCATTAATAAAAGTTGAATTCCAACTTGATTCTTAATGCTAAGAAAAATAATCGATGCTTACCGTGGGAGGGCATTTCGCCACAGGCGAGGCAGCGTGGTAGGATAGGAAGAACTATAGACATTGAACAACACTGCCATCTTGAGGCCAGCTAATAACGGCACCACCTATATAGGACTATCGCTATATATTATTAGCACTAGCCTGCCATTTAGTGATTTGACCATGGATGTTTTGggtattttatattttgtccTAAAATTATATTCGTAAAAGATTGAACAGATGCCTATATCAAACCTACAATTCTTTGTATTTATtaccttttttcttttccaaAAAAGGTGTGGATTTGGCACCTCGAAGAACTTGTTTAAGGTTGCTAAACAGGTACAAAGACTTCCTTGAAGAAACTGGTTTTGGATGCTATAGATACAGCGGATGTGCTGAGTGATAAATAGGCATACAAAGAACCCTTGTAACCGAGTCTACATTGAAAGACAATCACCAGGATAGGTATCCTAGAGATAGTGAGTAAGTTCAAATCGAATGCTGCTTGACTTTGTTCCTTTCAAGAAACACAATGTCTTTAAATAGTTTCTGATTAGTTCAATTTGATTCACAGTAGGTGCTTTGAGATGTTTAACCACAACCTTTACTTCAAACAAAGCAAAGCAAACAAAGAAACATGTAACAAATTGGCACCAATGACACCAGAACAATCATAATTTGGCACAGAGATTCACTGCAAGCAGTCGGCCTACAATCCACTCAAAGAGTATTCTAAAGTGTGAGTGTTAAACACAAGTAGATCATCGCGTTTGGATTTCtggaaaataataaatgtaaataaaacggTTTGGCAGTTACAAGGTTATTTCTACTGATAACCTTTCCCACCTCTTTTGTGGGGTCAGAAAccttttacaaaataaaagtaaattaTTAAAATATTCTTAAcatatcacatacacacacatgcaggccgATTCTTTATCAAACTGCATGACTTCCCCATGTTTCCTTTTGAGTCCTTGAATCATCCAAACCATTTTTATGAAGCAAACAACTTGTTTGCTCATGCAACATCTGCCAACCCTTAGAGCTTCAGGGGCTAGAGAAACAAAAGCAGTTTGACTATCTAAAGGCTAGAAAAGCAGAAGGTGCTACTGACAGATCTCTTGTTTCAACAGGAAGTACACTGTTATTTATGATAATCAATAACAACACGTGTTTACAGTGCCATCGGCCACTGCACACATTTCAATTTgtaaaggatttcagacacggAAATACAAATTGGCTTTATACGTGTAtagaaatatattaatatatatatttattcttttAAGCACGCATCCATGCCCTGTGCAATGAGCAAACCACCAACCATTTCAAGATAGATTCAAATGTTGACTTTCATGACCAAGAAGTCAGCGATTAAGAAGGCCTTTCATGGAATGTTGTTGTGAGGGGCTGAGGGTTATCTTGACCTGCTTGCCATAAGTTGGCTTATGGCGTATGTGCCAGTTGACATATCCCTTCATGCAAAAACCTTAGTGAAAAAGGGAAAATTCCGCCGCAACAAATTGACAATTgacatttttttctctcttgagCTGTTACGCCGATCTGTAAAAAAAACACGACGACACAAAATGCCGGCCAACGAGGAAGACCCAGAGatcccaaaaataaataaagttccGGCTTGCAATGGCTGCGTCTCATCCAAACTACAGCAGTTCAGTGTCCatagtgcgcacacacacacgcgcacgcacgtgcacacacactcacacacacaccctacacccacccaccctcaaTTCGGCGCATGGATGTCCACGTCGATCATCGTGTACAACTCATCCTTCTCGATCTTGATAAGGGAGTAAATCAGGGAGTTGATCCCGTCGGTGTCCATGGTCCTCGCCGTGTTATGCAGCTGGCCCGGGTTTTGCGGGTTCACCTCGTTGTGGGTGTCCCTTAGGTGCCTCACCATCTTGTACATGCCCACCCTGGAGTCGGGCCGGGACACCGCCATGCCCTTGAGGGTGATGCGCCTGTGCATGTCGTCATCCTCGGCGCCCCAGCCCCAGTAGTTATTGGGGAAGCCGTTGATGCGCATGTACTGCTCCCTGCTGAGGGCCACCACGCCGCCAAAGTAGTTTTTGTAAGGCATCTGGAAGCCAAACTTGTCCATGGCCGCCGCCATGTGCCGGGGCTCGCCGTGGCAACGGTACAGGTTGCGGTCGTCCATGGGCACCAGGTCCACGTCGGAGAAGACGAAGCAGTCGTAGGCGTACTCCTTGAGGGACTCCACGTAGCCCACGTTGAGCAGCTTGGCGCGGTTGAAGGTGCCCTCGCCGTGCTGGTTGATGACGTACACGCCGTAGTCCACCTGCTGCCGCTTGAGGATGGGGTGCAGGTAGTAGAGCCAGTGCTTCAGGTGGTCCTTGCGGTTGCGGTAGGGGATGATGACGGCCACCTGGGAGTGCGAggagatagtggtggtggtggaaggtaATGGTCAAAAGGACTTTGAACGAGAATGTGTGAAGAGAAACTGAAGAGAAATAAGGCTTCTCTCTTTGGAGGGCAAATATGCTGTAAAAGGGCCTGTTACATGACATTGAAATGGGAGTTGTTTTGATATAATGTAGAATAATATTCCTTCCAATATGAATGtcattgttttaaaatgtaacTTATATTTCGTTTTATGATTAAAAGTGTGCCACATCATTGTGAACCATAGATGATATTGTACTTTTATAATGATCTGAAAGAGCTCATCATTCAAAAACAGCTACAAAGAAAACCAAGAACCAGCCCATGAGCATGTGCATGTTCGGTTGCTTTACTTAAAAAGTGGATTCTACCATGAACATAATGTGGTCGATGGAATTAGGGGTATGAGAGCTTCCAGACCCCTGGATGTGCAAACGTGAAGCAGGGCCAGGCAGCAGGCAGGTCGTTGCTCCATGTTTGCATATCCTGCCTATTCATTTTAGTTTGGGTGCAACAGCACGCCAACCCAGTCCCGGGCACTATTCTAACATATGGATATTTCCCTACTCATCTAACTAAAAGTCTGAGCGTCAGTTTGACCACACCTAGCAGTGGACATGCCATGACCATGACCATGAGAGACCAGTACACATTGTTAATCACATTGTGCTGATTAGGAACAACGGCCTAACATGGAGGAATCATCATACTTGCCTCACCCATCGAAGGAAAACGCTATTTGTTATTTCTGTCCCTTAACACATCGTTTATGTTACAAACGCATATATTATCCAGAAGTAGCAGGGTGTAAAGTTGTATCAAGATCACCACTTCACTTGGCTTGGTAGCACACAAGAAAGCACGCGTGTAAGCACACCCACATACGTCAACATCATTGACACACAGAATTAAGACCAAaactatataggcctactgcgtGATGTCAACATTACTGAGATGTGGCTTCAGGCTACTGTTAATACTTTTAAACTAAATTACATGTTACCCCGTTAACATAACCTGTCTCAACAGCTGGAACAACTTTACCATTAatacaaaaaatattaattaaaatatcaattatattattttttatacatGCATGAACCAACAGTGTAGAGGTGTAAAAGACACAACCGTAGTGCCATTTCGGGCCTTTACCTTATGCCGAGAGATGCAATCCAGTGGCTTGAATCGACCTCCCTCATGAAGATTTTCACGACTCGCTTTCCGTACGTCGCTCATTGACCGGCTCCACTCGAACTCTATCCTGAGTGGACCCTCCAGCCCGGGAGGTGTAGGGGGACAAGGAGGCAATGGAGAGCTGCCGTTGAACTTCGAGACAATTGACTCTTTCTGTTCTTCAGGTATCATACCTGCCATAAGGCTTAGTTCAGCATATCGGTGGTCATGTGTATAGGAGTGATCGTTATTTAGCCAAACTGCAAGCATAAACGACAAAGCCAACAACACGACGATGAGGAAGATCCTTAAAAGTCTGTTCATCTTTGCGCGAAAATAAATGAGACatctaaataaaaataaaaataaagcgaAAGAGGAAAGGAGACAACTATCACGCCAGTCAGCCAACTTGTTATGGGACTTCCTGTCCTCCTGATCACTTGGCATATGCCAGACGCGCACAGCAAAGAGTCACAGGACAGGTTTTCAACTCTCTTAACAATTGGTTGCAGCGGTTTGACATATCTTCAGGcgtggggtgtggggtgtggggtgtgaATGTAAAAGATCGCAAGCGAAATATTAAACTTTTTGATGAATAGTTCACATCATGGCTTTCGCCTCTGGAAACAACAGGTGCGGCTTTTCAAAAGAAACCAATATATAAATTGCCAAATGTCATTGTTAGTGTTCATACTGTGATTCATACTCATACTTTGCGATAACGATACCAATACGTAGTTTCTTTGTCCCAAACCACGATCAGAATCCACATCTCTACTTCCTTGTATATTCTCTCGTATAGCGCCATCTACTGGTTGCGGACGGACCCGCACGTTACTGTGGACGGCTTGAACGATGCTGTGTTCTGTTCGGTCTCCTGCTGGCAAGGCAAGTCCTCACACCCAGAAATCAGCTGTTTTAAAGTCTGCTTATCATCAACCAATACCTCCTATTTCTGAT
This is a stretch of genomic DNA from Gadus macrocephalus chromosome 23, ASM3116895v1. It encodes these proteins:
- the LOC132452445 gene encoding beta-1,4-galactosyltransferase 2-like codes for the protein MPSDQEDRKSHNKLADWRDSCLLSSFALFLFLFRCLIYFRAKMNRLLRIFLIVVLLALSFMLAVWLNNDHSYTHDHRYAELSLMAGMIPEEQKESIVSKFNGSSPLPPCPPTPPGLEGPLRIEFEWSRSMSDVRKASRENLHEGGRFKPLDCISRHKVAVIIPYRNRKDHLKHWLYYLHPILKRQQVDYGVYVINQHGEGTFNRAKLLNVGYVESLKEYAYDCFVFSDVDLVPMDDRNLYRCHGEPRHMAAAMDKFGFQMPYKNYFGGVVALSREQYMRINGFPNNYWGWGAEDDDMHRRITLKGMAVSRPDSRVGMYKMVRHLRDTHNEVNPQNPGQLHNTARTMDTDGINSLIYSLIKIEKDELYTMIDVDIHAPN